In Malus sylvestris chromosome 15, drMalSylv7.2, whole genome shotgun sequence, a single genomic region encodes these proteins:
- the LOC126604800 gene encoding tubby-like F-box protein 5, whose protein sequence is MSFKGIVRELREMKDGIGSMSRRVGERKHWRSRTLSHIAPDMAPTPPTDVIQQGQWANLPPELLLDIIQRVEESETSWPARAVVVFCGSVCKSWRGIMRDIVKTPEQCGRLTFPISLKQPGPRQSPIQCFIRRGRETSTYYLYYGLVPSEGEKDKLLLAAKRIRRATSTEFVISLVSDDFSRASTTYVGKLRSNFLGTKFSVHDSQPPCDAVPQPNNRSSRRFHSKQVSPRVPACNYSIGTISYELNILRTRGPRRMHCAMHSIPVSSIQDGGTAPTPTSFPQAYDEQFALSPSSKEKDLIREFSSTTLSEPNVSAPGAEPLVLKNKSPRWHEQLQCWCLNFRGRVTVASVKNFQLVAAVDPSHNVSAEEQERVILQFGKIGKDIFTLDYRYPLSCFQAFAICLSSFDTKPACE, encoded by the exons ATGTCGTTCAAAGGCATTGTTCGTGAGCTGCGGGAGATGAAAGATGGGATTGGGAGCATGTCAAGGCGAGTTGGTGAACGGAAGCATTGGCGTAGTCGGACTTTGTCGCATATTGCTCCTGATATGGCTCCAACCCCGCCAACTGATGTGATTCAGCAGGGTCAGTGGGCTAACTTGCCTCCGGAATTGCTTCTGGACATAATTCAGAGGGTAGAAGAAAGTGAAACATCGTGGCCTGCTCGAGCTGTCGTTGTTTTTTGTGGTTCGGTTTGTAAGTCATGGAGGGGCATTATGAGGGATATAGTCAAAACTCCCGAGCAATGTGGAAGGCTCACATTTCCAATCTCATTGAAGCAG CCGGGGCCTCGCCAATCTCCAATACAGTGCTTCATTCGAAGGGGTAGAGAAACTTCCACATATTATCTTTACTACGGTCTGGTACCAT CTGAGGGTGAGAAAGATAAATTATTGTTAGCAGCCAAAAGGATCAGAAGGGCAACAAGCACCGAGTTCGTTATATCTTTGGTTTCAGATGATTTTTCTCGAGCCAGCACTACATATGTTGGTAAATTGAG GTCCAACTTTTTGGGTACCAAGTTCAGCGTACATGACAGCCAGCCTCCATGTGATGCAGTACCCCAACCAAATAATCGATCATCTCGAAGGTTCCATTCTAAGCAGGTGTCTCCAAGAGTACCAGCGTGTAACTACAGCATTGGCACCATCTCTTACGAGCTCAATATTCTTCGCACAAGAGGTCCAAGGAGAATGCATTGTGCTATGCACTCCATTCCTGTCTCTTCCATTCAGGACGGGGGCACCGCCCCAACACCAACATCGTTCCCACAAGCCTATGACGAGCAATTTGCTCTCTCACCAAGTTCAAAAGAAAAGGATCTGATCAGAGAGTTCAGCTCTACAACCCTCTCGGAGCCAAATGTCTCAGCCCCAGGTGCAGAGCCACTGGTTTTGAAAAACAAGTCTCCTCGGTGGCATGAGCAGCTACAATGCTGGTGCCTTAACTTTAGAGGGCGTGTTACAGTGGCTTCCGTTAAAAATTTCCAGCTTGTGGCAGCTGTTGATCCATCCCACAACGTTTCGGCTGAAGAGCAAGAGAGGGTAATCCTACAGTTTGGGAAGATTGGAAAAGACATCTTCACCTTGGATTATCGCTACCCGCTGTCCTGTTTCCAAGCGTTTGCGATCTGCTTAAGCAGCTTCGACACTAAGCCAGCTTGTGAATGA
- the LOC126604801 gene encoding U-box domain-containing protein 5-like isoform X1, whose translation MGTDAAEVAEAARTPHCFKVHRLMCTELLRLVDRISRILPEIEAARPRCSTGIQALCLLNRGMEKAKLLLQHCSESSKLYLAVTGDVMVSRCQGSRNLLEQSVREIQNWVPVMLVMQLSQIAEDLKGSTFKLDPYEEEAGRVVRQLLHDVPSQSDPREDSEIKAFQIASLRLHITSSKAILIEKRSIRKLLEKVGDSNPQKKQILTYFMYLLKKYGSLITGKQTESALELQQGTFASENSGNCFESNQYAEVEPHVGYGESKAQSNLFHGAGPPEEFMCGISSKMMFDPVVIASGQTYEKMWIQKWFDEGHDTCPKTNMKLTNLSLTPNINMKELISRWCTQYGVVLPDPSMQPEVLSWETSSTSIRSLGSSMNDLHLQMDFSCISFGSLDTSYNSDSSRNKIENGLSLVQNDNDSLKYQYAKKCETGAQFLSELGEVQWESQCKAVEDVKNHLKCNPQASYAMSSKNFVEPLIKFLRDAHDLNDAKAQRDGFKLLLTFVRKNRNGIPNLCEEAYSLLACYLDSRVTEEVLAIMEVVSGHQYCRPKVSESGALTSILKLLDSQSKDLQGQAIKILRNLSLDKDICSKIVSLQCIPKLVSFFKDDILSGVCISILKNLCDTEEARISIAASNGCIASIAELLETGSSEDQEHAVDILLSLCSQRDEYCQLVMHEGVIPSLVYLSNNGTERAMTSALEVLRLLRDIKYVNEHECSGSADLDASRDHVNHSTERKSPKTSGFFGKKISMFTKPSSLMPKKKK comes from the exons ATGGGTACCGATGCTGCTGAAGTGGCGGAGGCAGCGAGGACACCTCATTGCTTTAAG GTTCATCGTTTAATGTGCACGGAACTCCTGAGGTTGGTTGATAGAATCTCCAGGATACTTCCAGAAATAGAAGCAGCTCGACCTCGGTGCTCAACAGGAATACAGGCTCTATGCTTGTTAAATCGTGGAATGGAGAAGGCCAAGCTACTTCTTCAGCATTGCAGCGAGTCTAGTAAACTCTACCTG GCAGTTACCGGGGATGTGATGGTCTCAAGATGTCAAGGATCAAGGAACTTGTTGGAGCAAAGTGTACGAGAAATTCAGAACTGGGTTCCAGTGATGTTGGTGATGCAG CTGTCTCAAATAGCTGAGGATCTTAAAGGTTCAACATTTAAACTGGACCCGTATGAAGAAGAAGCTGGGAGGGTTGTCCGACAATTGCTCCATGATGTTCCTTCTCAGTCAGACCCAAGGGAGGATTCTGAAATCAAGGCTTTTCAAATTGCATCCTTGAGGCTCCATATCACATCATCAAAGGCAATCTTAATTGAGAAAAGATCAATTAGGAAGTTGCTAGAAAAAGTTGGTGACAGTAACCCTCAGAAAAAGCAAATTTTGACTTATTTCATGTATCTATTGAAGAAGTATGGAAGCTTGATAACGGGAAAGCAAACAGAGAGTGCCTTAGAGCTGCAACAAGGAACGTTTGCTTCTGAGAATTCTGGAAATTGTTTTGAATCTAATCAATATGCTGAAGTTGAACCTCACGTTGGTTATGGCGAGTCCAAGGCACAAAGTAACTTGTTCCATGGAGCTGGACCTCCTGAGGAATTTATGTGCGGAATATCTTCCAAAATGATGTTCGATCCTGTTGTCATTGCTTCTGGTCAAACATATGAAAAAATGTGGATACAGAAGTGGTTTGATGAGGGTCATGATACATGCCCAAAAACTAATATGAAACTAACCAACCTGTCATTGACTCCGAACATTAACATGAAGGAGTTAATATCAAGGTGGTGTACACAGTATGGAGTTGTCCTTCCCGACCCAAGTATGCAACCAGAAGTCCTCTCATGGGAAACCTCTTCCACTTCCATTCGTAGTTTAGGCAGTTCTATGAATGATCTACACCTACAAATGGATTTCAGCTGTATATCGTTTGGGTCCTTAGATACCAGTTACAATTCTGATTCATCACGCAATAAGATTGAAAATGGCTTGAGTTTGGTGCAGAACGACAACGATTCTCTGAAATACCAGTATGCTAAAAAATGCGAGACAGGTGCTCAATTTCTATCTGAACTTGGTGAAGTCCAATGGGAATCCCAATGCAAGGCTGTTGAAGATGTCAAGAACCATTTGAAATGCAATCCTCAAGCTTCCTATGCTATGTCATCTAAGAATTTTGTTGAACCTCTCATCAAATTTTTGAGGGATGCACATGACCTGAATGATGCAAAAGCGCAGAGGGATGGGTTTAAATTATTACTGACCTTTGTGAGAAAAAACag AAATGGAATACCTAATCTATGTGAAGAGGCATATAGTCTGCTGGCATGTTATCTTGATTCAAGGGTAACAGAAGAAGTTCTTGCCATAATGGAAGTTGTGTCTGGCCACCAGTATTGCAGGCCTAAGGTCTCAGAATCTGGTGCACTTACATCCATTCTAAAACTCCTCGACTCCCAGAGCAAAGATTTACAAGGACAAGCCATTAAGATTTTACGTAATTTGTCCTTAGATAAGGACATTTGCTCAAAAATTGTATCTTTGCAGTGCATACCAAAATTGGTTTCTTTCTTTAAAGATGACATTCTTTCAGGAGTCTGCATTTCTATATTGAAAAATTTGTGTGATACTGAAGAGGCCAGGATTTCGATTGCTGCAAGTAATGGATGCATTGCTTCTATTGCTGAACTCCTGGAGACAGGCAGCAGTGAGGACCAAGAACATGCTGTTGATATCCTCCTTTCTTTATGCTCTCAGCGTGATGAATATTGTCAGTTGGTCATGCACGAGGGTGTTATCCCATCGCTTGTCTATTTATCTAACAATGGGACAGAGAGAGCAATGACAAGCGCATTGGAAGTGCTACGGCTCTTAAGAGATATCAAATATGTCAATGAGCACGAGTGCTCTGGATCTGCCGACCTTGATGCATCCAGAGACCATGTAAATCATTCTACTGAAAGGAAATCACCAAAGACTTCAGGATTCTTTGGAAAGAAAATATccatgttcacaaaacccagTTCCCTTATGCcgaaaaagaagaaatga
- the LOC126604801 gene encoding U-box domain-containing protein 5-like isoform X2, producing the protein MVSRCQGSRNLLEQSVREIQNWVPVMLVMQLSQIAEDLKGSTFKLDPYEEEAGRVVRQLLHDVPSQSDPREDSEIKAFQIASLRLHITSSKAILIEKRSIRKLLEKVGDSNPQKKQILTYFMYLLKKYGSLITGKQTESALELQQGTFASENSGNCFESNQYAEVEPHVGYGESKAQSNLFHGAGPPEEFMCGISSKMMFDPVVIASGQTYEKMWIQKWFDEGHDTCPKTNMKLTNLSLTPNINMKELISRWCTQYGVVLPDPSMQPEVLSWETSSTSIRSLGSSMNDLHLQMDFSCISFGSLDTSYNSDSSRNKIENGLSLVQNDNDSLKYQYAKKCETGAQFLSELGEVQWESQCKAVEDVKNHLKCNPQASYAMSSKNFVEPLIKFLRDAHDLNDAKAQRDGFKLLLTFVRKNRNGIPNLCEEAYSLLACYLDSRVTEEVLAIMEVVSGHQYCRPKVSESGALTSILKLLDSQSKDLQGQAIKILRNLSLDKDICSKIVSLQCIPKLVSFFKDDILSGVCISILKNLCDTEEARISIAASNGCIASIAELLETGSSEDQEHAVDILLSLCSQRDEYCQLVMHEGVIPSLVYLSNNGTERAMTSALEVLRLLRDIKYVNEHECSGSADLDASRDHVNHSTERKSPKTSGFFGKKISMFTKPSSLMPKKKK; encoded by the exons ATGGTCTCAAGATGTCAAGGATCAAGGAACTTGTTGGAGCAAAGTGTACGAGAAATTCAGAACTGGGTTCCAGTGATGTTGGTGATGCAG CTGTCTCAAATAGCTGAGGATCTTAAAGGTTCAACATTTAAACTGGACCCGTATGAAGAAGAAGCTGGGAGGGTTGTCCGACAATTGCTCCATGATGTTCCTTCTCAGTCAGACCCAAGGGAGGATTCTGAAATCAAGGCTTTTCAAATTGCATCCTTGAGGCTCCATATCACATCATCAAAGGCAATCTTAATTGAGAAAAGATCAATTAGGAAGTTGCTAGAAAAAGTTGGTGACAGTAACCCTCAGAAAAAGCAAATTTTGACTTATTTCATGTATCTATTGAAGAAGTATGGAAGCTTGATAACGGGAAAGCAAACAGAGAGTGCCTTAGAGCTGCAACAAGGAACGTTTGCTTCTGAGAATTCTGGAAATTGTTTTGAATCTAATCAATATGCTGAAGTTGAACCTCACGTTGGTTATGGCGAGTCCAAGGCACAAAGTAACTTGTTCCATGGAGCTGGACCTCCTGAGGAATTTATGTGCGGAATATCTTCCAAAATGATGTTCGATCCTGTTGTCATTGCTTCTGGTCAAACATATGAAAAAATGTGGATACAGAAGTGGTTTGATGAGGGTCATGATACATGCCCAAAAACTAATATGAAACTAACCAACCTGTCATTGACTCCGAACATTAACATGAAGGAGTTAATATCAAGGTGGTGTACACAGTATGGAGTTGTCCTTCCCGACCCAAGTATGCAACCAGAAGTCCTCTCATGGGAAACCTCTTCCACTTCCATTCGTAGTTTAGGCAGTTCTATGAATGATCTACACCTACAAATGGATTTCAGCTGTATATCGTTTGGGTCCTTAGATACCAGTTACAATTCTGATTCATCACGCAATAAGATTGAAAATGGCTTGAGTTTGGTGCAGAACGACAACGATTCTCTGAAATACCAGTATGCTAAAAAATGCGAGACAGGTGCTCAATTTCTATCTGAACTTGGTGAAGTCCAATGGGAATCCCAATGCAAGGCTGTTGAAGATGTCAAGAACCATTTGAAATGCAATCCTCAAGCTTCCTATGCTATGTCATCTAAGAATTTTGTTGAACCTCTCATCAAATTTTTGAGGGATGCACATGACCTGAATGATGCAAAAGCGCAGAGGGATGGGTTTAAATTATTACTGACCTTTGTGAGAAAAAACag AAATGGAATACCTAATCTATGTGAAGAGGCATATAGTCTGCTGGCATGTTATCTTGATTCAAGGGTAACAGAAGAAGTTCTTGCCATAATGGAAGTTGTGTCTGGCCACCAGTATTGCAGGCCTAAGGTCTCAGAATCTGGTGCACTTACATCCATTCTAAAACTCCTCGACTCCCAGAGCAAAGATTTACAAGGACAAGCCATTAAGATTTTACGTAATTTGTCCTTAGATAAGGACATTTGCTCAAAAATTGTATCTTTGCAGTGCATACCAAAATTGGTTTCTTTCTTTAAAGATGACATTCTTTCAGGAGTCTGCATTTCTATATTGAAAAATTTGTGTGATACTGAAGAGGCCAGGATTTCGATTGCTGCAAGTAATGGATGCATTGCTTCTATTGCTGAACTCCTGGAGACAGGCAGCAGTGAGGACCAAGAACATGCTGTTGATATCCTCCTTTCTTTATGCTCTCAGCGTGATGAATATTGTCAGTTGGTCATGCACGAGGGTGTTATCCCATCGCTTGTCTATTTATCTAACAATGGGACAGAGAGAGCAATGACAAGCGCATTGGAAGTGCTACGGCTCTTAAGAGATATCAAATATGTCAATGAGCACGAGTGCTCTGGATCTGCCGACCTTGATGCATCCAGAGACCATGTAAATCATTCTACTGAAAGGAAATCACCAAAGACTTCAGGATTCTTTGGAAAGAAAATATccatgttcacaaaacccagTTCCCTTATGCcgaaaaagaagaaatga